Within Spinacia oleracea cultivar Varoflay chromosome 4, BTI_SOV_V1, whole genome shotgun sequence, the genomic segment attTTGAACCTCTGATACTGATTTTATTAGTTTGGGGACCCTTAAAACTTTGGTCTGTTAAAACCAAACACTACTTCTACTTTATCCCACGTTTGACAAACACTTATACCATCTTATCCTTGTTCAATATATATTTATACACTTTTTTTCTAAAATCACGTGCCTTTTCACACAACATTTTTATTCAATTTCTCTTACTTGATCCATCTTTCAATTCTTGGTTGTCAGTAGAACAAAAAATAACCTGCAAATAGTATGAGTGATGATAATCTTATCTCTGGAAAATTTCACCTCTTTCTGCCAAGGCATGTGCCTTTCCTCCAGCTATATGAGTAGGCTCAAGCCTTATATATCACTATATTATAAAACAATGACGGCATTCATTTAGCATATCATACCTTAAAAAGGATGATGTTATCCTTAATAAGGTCCATCTATGTCACTAATCATATCATAGTAAAATTATACTATTGACTTCCCGACACTAATAATAACAATTTTTAAGTTTCTAGAATCAATCACTCTTGACACTTGATGAAGTCAAGGATAATCTAGAATGCTCACCTGTAACGGACCTACCTAAAATCCTAAAACTTGATAACAGACAAGTAGATGATAATCTATAGAGAAATTTATTCAGCCTTTTGGATTCCACACTGAAATTTTCTCAGTAGGGACTATTCAAACTACGTTAAGTAGCTACAAAAATATATAAGATCTCAAAATTTTAAGATGTTTCACTGGAGACCAAAAGTGACTTTCTTTTCAGCAGGGCCAGAGACATACGTTTTGAAGGTAGATTAAATGAACCATTTCATACACTTTAGCATATCTCTATGGCTTGATTCCTATTATCCAAGCCATGAAGTCAGAGGACCAGGCAGAAATTTCAAGACCACCTTCAGATAATGTAACTAAAAGTTCACAGTGATGGAATCTGGTGGTAGAGTTTCTCTCCCTTGGCCATCGATTTAATTGGTTTTAGATCTCAAAGGGGGTAGAAAAGGGATGCAACTCAGAGGTAGACCATCCCCTTGATGGTTTTAGGATATTAATCGTCAACAATTTAGCTTTGATCAATTAGAGTGAGTATTAGGCATACATATAGATGCCTGAGCAAGCTAACTCATCTGATCTAACTaccgaaaaaaataaaaattgcagATCTACTCTTTCCAAGCTTTCCCCTGATAAGTTTACCATAACCATTGAAGTTTTATTCAGAATCTGGGTGTTCAGAACACTAACATTATTTCATAAAGAAGGCAGAAACATGACCAATATATTTCTGGGAGAAGGGTAATTTTAATAGCAAGTTACGACAGAAACTCGTGTGTGCATTTAGTTTGTTAAATTATCAGAACTAAAACAAGCATCAGATGAATTAAAATCTATTAACATGAGCTTAGGGAAGGTCTTTAGTTTTCTCCGAAAGTCAAATTTGTACTAAAATGTTCCACAGTTTAATGCGTAACAAACCTGTGGAACCTTGTTCTGCTTTCCAAAAGCTGCTGTACTGAAGAAGGTCCAGCAATGAGGACCACCTTGGGTAGATGACAATTTTGCAGAGTTGTTTGCCATCCATGATAAAGCATCTACTCCTTTAACAAATGCTCCTTCAAAGGGAAATGTCAAAGGAAGAGGATCTTCAAATGCTGCAAGCAGAGCCCAAATAGAACTCAAATCTAACCTCTGCAAAACAAATGTACTGCATCTTCAAATACAGAAAGCTAATTTACAGTTCAAGCCTGATATCATAAGTTGGGCTCCGATGAAAGCAACATTTATCAGGGAAACAATTAAAAGTAAGCACCAAAGAAAGCTTACACATAAAACAAAGGAACTTAACCACACACCTTCATTTGTTTAGCAATAAGTGGCAAGCCCGAAGTAGCGAGTAAGCGATTTGCACATTTCCCTGATGAATATTGACAAGATTTTATGGTCAGCAATGCGCCAAGAGCTAGTGAAGCCTAAGCAGAGGTAAAAAGAAATATTCCAAGGACGTATAATGCAACCTGTCTATTAACTAAACAATCTGAAGCCTTAGTTAATATTCATCAGGATGAAATGTAGTTAATAGAACAAGTTTAAAAAATCAGCAGGCTTAAAAACCAGAAGCATCAATTAATGAAATTCTGGAAACAGCCATATCAGAAAATATTTGATATCAGAGTTTTGTAATGAAATAAGGACATTAATAACGAGGCTATGATAGATGGTAATTGTATATTGATGCTATTAAATCACCAATAGAGGATACAACTGAGGtagaaaaaaaaggaagatGACAAAAAGAATCACATGATCAGCTTTTACGTTTCTTTCCCTATTTATAGTATTCGGCTCTCTCCCAGGAAGCTTCCTCTCATGTGTCTAATTCCCAACTTATTGCCCAAGGCATATTCTGTTGCTGACACATTTAGTGCGAAATCCCCACATTGTCCTTCCTCTTGCGCCTAACTATGTCATTCTCACAGGTTCATGACAATACCCGCCCCCAAAACTTTCACTTTGTCCTCAAGGTGAAAAACTAGGAACATGTTATTGCTGCAAATTCCTCCCTTCGTATTCTGGCAGGTTAGCCCATTTAATGAGGACTTCCAAGACTGTGCTATCTCCAGCAGCTGCAGGCAGAACTCCTAAAAATGCTTCAGGCTCGGCAACCAACTCCAAGTCTTTGTTTAGTGGTTCCGGCGGAGGTACAGGACTGATTACATCATCTTTGGCTAATTTCAATTGGGACACGTGAAACAAGGGATGGATTCGTGAGGTTGGATACACCTCAAGCTTGTATGCCACTCTTCCCACTTTCTGGATTATCTGATATGGCCCATAATAGTCGGGTGCCAACTTCTCAAAGGGTCGTCGTGCCAAGGATTTTTGACGGTAAAGTTGCAACTTTAGGAAGACCAAATTTCCCACTTCAAAAAACCCATCTCTTCTTTTCTTATCTGCTACAGCTTTCATTCTTCGTAGAGCTCGAAGCAAGTTAAAACGAAGCTCATCAATCATGGCGTTTCTCTTGCAACTGTTCTTCCAAAGAGCCAATAGGGCCTATGTTACTTcgactcttcattttacctcaagtaTCCGTGTCGGACCCTCGACACTCCGACATGGGTATGGACACTCCGACACTTCATTTTCGACTTAAAACTTGGAAAATTTTCACAATTTAGCCGAGTCGGACACTTGGACATGTACCCGTGTCCGACACTAGTACCCGAGTCCAAGTAACATAGAATAGGGCTCAGTTTGGGTGGGTCTCGGCCATATAGAGCCTTAAAAGGACAAATGTGCATTGAAGCATGAGGCGAGGTATTATAAGAAAATTCTGACTAATTGGTAACCAATTCTCCCAGCAGCGAGGTATGCAATACTTTGCGGATGGTATGCAATACTTATCTTGAGAGCGGTGCCTTGGAGACGGAACAATTCTTTCCAAAAACGATGAAGAATACTTTGTCCCCGACCAAGACAATAGAGGATGGAAACCCATGGAAGAGGACCACCTTACGAACAAAATGCCCAGCCAACAATGGAGTCAATGGAGTTGTTGTGCCAACCTGATAAATGATGTATATTTGGTTAGCCTATCCACCACTACCAAGATTGTATCAATGCCATGAAATTTGCGAAGCCCTTTGATGAAGTCCATGGTGATGTCATCCCACCCACATTTGAGAGGCAAGTGGCAGGGGCGGCTGCAGCGACTACGAGGGGAGGCGTTTTTTTGTTGGCATATGAGGCAATGTTGCACATATTTTGCTACGTCCATCTGCATTCCGAAACAATACCATCCGGAGGCCAAACGGAGATAAGTCTTTGAGTTCTCCCGAGTGTCCCCCACAACAGAGTCGTCATACTCATGTAAATGGCAATTATAACAACCGGATTTGGGGGTATGACCTGCTTGTCCTTGTACAACAAAATGCCACCTTTGAACTGAAACCCATCATGAGTTTTATCTTCCTTTGTAATCTCTCATAGTAGTTGTCCTATGTATGGGTCTCTGTTAATTTCCTTTTGAATTGTTTCCCAAACAACACTGCACACAGATTCCATGTTACACATTTCTGAATTTGGGTTCACTTTTCTTGATAATGCATCAACCACTCGATTAGAAGTTCCAGACTGGTACTTAATTTCTAAATCGTACACCATCAAAAAATTTTATCCATTTTTGGTAATCCACACCACCTCTTGTTGCTCTAGGAGGTAATTCAAGCTTTGTTCGTCAATTCGTACAATGAACCACGACCCAAAATATAATGGTGCCACTTTTGAAAGGCTAAAACTATAGCCATTAATTATTTCTCATAAATCAACTTCAACCTTGATTGACAACCCAAATTGTAGCTATAAAAAGATATAGGGTGTTGTTCTTCCATTAGCACCGCCCCTAGCCAGAAACCCGAGGCATCCGTCTCTATCTCGAACACTGACAAAGATGGGCCTGGCTAAAGGTCGGAGCCCAAACCATAGCCTGCTTGAGTGATTCGAAGGCGACGGTGGCTGCCTCACTCCAACTGAAACGGTCTTTTTTCAACTGTCAAGGGCAATGATATTTTGGCGTATAATATCCGGTGAGACCCAAAAAGCCACACAATTCCGTCAAGGATTAAGGTTAGGGCCAAGCTAGCATAGCTTGGACCTTTTCTTATTCCATAGAATCCATGGGTTGAAATTACATGACCAAGCTATGCAACCATGACTTGGCCAAAATAGCACATTTTGGCATTAATATACACCATACCATGTATTCAGTCCCAAATTCCCAAAACAATTTTCACATGTTTGCTATGCCCTTTTGCACTCACATTATTAATTAGGATATCATCAAAAAATACAAGGACAAATTTCTAAAAAAGGTAGGAACACCCCtagtgttagaatccaaccttgaTTGGAAAGTTGTTGGGCCATTAGTCGACCCAAATGGCATGACAAGGAATTCATAGTTCCCCTCGTGAGTACAGAAGAACGTCTTGGGCATGTCCTTTGTCTTCATCCTAATTTGATGATATCCTGACTTCAAGTCCAATTTATAGAAAGAATGCAGACGCGTGTAGTTCGTTAAGAAGCACGTCGATGTGTGGGATCATATACTTATCCGATACTTTTTCTTTATTCAATGCCCGGTAGTTAACATAAAATCGCCACGACTCGTATTTTTTTCATCCTAATTGATGATATCCGAACTTCAAATCTAACTTATATTTCTGCCGGTCAACATGAAACTCCTAAACATTTGTGTCAATCAACTATACTTCCTTAACAATTGTGTCGGTCAATATGTAACTCCTAAAaagatacggagggagtagtgatAAGTTTGAACTATGGAGGCAAGAGTTGGAAACAGAAGATAGAGTAAATGTTTAACACAATTCAAAGAGTGCAAGTTTGGTATAGAGATGAATTTAGGTAAAGGATTGTGAAACAAAGTAGGAGAGAAAATTGTTAGGGTCCAGAACGTCTATTGTCCAATAAAATAGAGATACTGGTAAGACGATTCATGCTACATCAAGtttaaaattaaaaggaaaagatAAGGACGGATGTTCATCTACTTTGTAATAAGGTCGGAATAGCTCCAAGAGTAAGGAAATATCTTATAGGAAGATAGATGTGGCAAAGATGTCTATCGTATGGTGATGTGCGATAActcgagaaaaaaaaaatacatagcATGATCGGCACTTTTTTTCCATTAATCCCTAGTGAATGGACTCCTAATCATGGTATAAAATGCGGTATCGGACGCGATGATGCGGTAACAAAACAATCTCGGTGGTCGCGGATTGTGTCGCGGTGGTCACATAGGATCGATTACTAAGGGAAATAAgaagtaattaaaaaaatactcgtaTAAAAAGAGTAGAATAGTGAGGGAaactaaaaattttaaaaaaaaaaaaaaagaaaaagaaaagaaagagagagaCAAAGCATATGGGTTTTTGTTAAATTGTTTCCACTTTCCAGTTTATTAAGAAACAATCTGCAGTTCCCATCACACAAAAAAATGAATCCAGAGTCCCAATTCTTTTTCCTCCTCTTCCAAACATCAATGGCGGTCATCACTTCTTCTCTACTCTAAATTCTCTGATTCTACTCCTCCTTTTCTATGAAAAACCGGTCAATTCCCGAGCCGTATTGATTTATCTCGGGCGAATTTGGACCGGAACGGTCAAACCCAGTGAAATATTGTTTTTTTATAAATTGTCACGATAAGATGGAAAATATTGTATCAGGAACCTCCAATCCGGTAGAACTCGGCCGATACAAGTTGACTCGACCGATATTTTACACCCTACTCCCAATTAACATATTAACTCCTTAGGTTGTTCCCTACATGAGAAAGTTTTGATATTCCAAGACAATAATATTCTAGTCATTTGCTTAAAAATTCACAACTTAGATATTAAGGATGAAATTGTGAATAATTATCTTGTTTTATTCACATCCACCACTGCAAGCACCTTTAGTATTGTGCCCTTACATTTTCTATGGTAAGAGAAAAAAGGGGCGAGAAAATGGTCAATAAGAAAGTCATTTTTGACCCCAAAAGAGGAATGTTGGTTTAAATtatgtaattaaaaaaaagttgttttAAACTACTAGGAGGTTTTATACCCTATCAAACACTTTTAAAAGTAAATTGAGGAATCATGCACAAGACAATTATTAGATTGACTTCCAACGTAACCACTAGATTTAAATACAACATGCTAGCTGGTGTAGACAAAAAAAATTCCAAGGATCAACTTCGAAACATGAATTTCTTCTAAATAGTAAATTACTAATAAATTACCCAAATAGAAGTCTCTTTCGCTTCAGCAATCACCACAATGGATGGCACACATATTAGATTTACTAAAAGACAAAAGAGGACTATTTTCATCGTTTAGCAAAGCAATTCACCCATAGGGCTCTTCTTTCTGATGATATTAATTGCGGATTTTACATTTTGTTGCTGACTGTTGGTTCttcatgaaaaaaaaattatccaagACTGCTTGTAATCATCAAAAACTCTGTCTTTCTCCAATACACACTTGCGAGAAAAACATACTATTATTCGAGGGTTTATTGATAAGAAAGAATATATTAGTAACAATGAGGAGTTGACCTTACGTAGATTACCAAGAGTCCACTCACTAGAAGATTAATGAAAAAAAGGTGCCAATCATACTAAAAGTTTGAGCCAAGGCCATGGAAAAGCTGCAGCACTAAGACAAAAATGAAGCCAGAAAAGTGACTCTACACCAAAAGGAGCTGAGCCCTGCTTCAGAACTTCTAATAAAAATTATCAACTGTTAACAAAACCAAATTCTTGCTATAATGAACACCTCTTCCCCCTAAATTGTAAACAAAGATAAGCATTTATCTCTTCATGGACTTCTTCATTCATAATGTCAAGCAAAACTTAGATGAATCTTTGTTTTTAAAAGCAAttggattttattttattttcgcaACTGCAATTGGATTTTAGTGTAATTAAAAATAGTGCAAAGGAAGTAAGTAATAGAATGCTAAGGAACAGAGGCTGCCAAGTTACCGTTGTGTGCAATGACAATAGCATCAAATTTTCCACGTGGCTTTCCATTCTCACTCAAATGCCACATCCCATTAAATGGCTCTATTGCACTAATCCAACAAGGCCTTACGACTTCAACCATTTTTGTCTGCACAAGATCAAGCATTAGCAGAATTAGTAGACTCGCTGAATGaagaaaagaatgaaaaaaatgtCACTTCCATTTGAGTCTGCGTATAATACAATCTTTTGCAAGATATTCCATGCCAATGTAAATGAAAAGGAAAGAAGAAAGACGGACGTAAGGTTAAGATTTCAAGAGGCATAAAGCACCAGAAAGATAAATTTAATGGTAAACTTTTGTCATATGATTTCCCTCTTCCCTTCCTGAAGCCTTTTTTAATAGGGTATAATGAAATTGATAAATTGGTAACAATGCCACTTAGATTGAATGAACCAAGACATACAGTATTGACCAAATCACTTTAATGGCTGACCACTCCAACAATCTGACTCTTGAATTCCTCAAAACAAACACACCACAAGGGATATAAAAAGTAGAAATCTTGGATATAAACACGCCGCCCGGAGGATGGAAATGAATACTCACGTCAGCACTCATAGTGTTAATGTAAAGCTCCTGCACAATTATATTATTACCTCCTTTATAATCAACTCAcatttttttgtcaaatatCGATACATTATTTCAATTACCCATAAAAAGTGGCAAGTGTTTGTCCCTTTTTATACGACATCCTACACCTCTTGTAGGAGAAAATTAGAACTCAAAGATTGGTCACTAGTATGATGAGTGATCCAGTGTCTGCAGAGATTAATGTAGTGTTAGAAAGCAAGAGTATGACTAAAATCATGTAGTTCTATCTTTGTCGATGTTGTATCAATTTACTGAAAAAAGAAAGGATCTGCATAAGCAACTCCAATCAATACTTGTGGCACAATTTCCAAGATTTCCTTGTCTTGTACCACACATAACACACTTAAACTTAAGGTCAGCTTCACATTTATAATAAACATCTTGCATAATCAAGACAGCGTCGTCAAAAGGATTATTCCTACTTGGGAATTTGTTCGGTATCAACGTTATCTCCCTTTAAGGGAATACTTTCACACACACCACATGATACATGACATAATGAGTAGTAATTTGATCATTCAGCTTAAAAGAAAAGAACTAAAGACATCTTATTTATAAGCCCTGAATGATTTCCATAAATAGCTTCAGAAATACACTGATCACCAACGTAACCATTTCCCAAAAAAATCATCTTTATAAAATTCCATCTAAGTAAACGAATATCTTAAACAGCAATAGGGTGTTGAATCACGACGATTGGGGGATGATGTTACGAAGGTCAGAAGCTTGCCGGGGAGGGTGGCAGTGAAGTTAAAGTCTGGCTGAGCTCTAGGCTCTTTTACCGGCAAGTGACGTTGGGTTAATGATACGTTAAAATAATGGTAGTGAACTGGAGATGATGATCCAGATGATGAGTCGGTAGTGTATATGGTTATGGTTGGTCAAAACGATACATATACTAGTACAAGCTCCATGTTTTGCTCCTTAAATTGATTTTGGTAAGTGTCAAATACAATATTAGAGAGGAAATTTCTTTCACTAAAAGTAGGGACTAGGGAGTAATTTTCCTATTTGTAGAACTCATTTTTAGTGGATTATATTTAACCTATGCGTTTGGTGCACATGTTAGAAAAAACGTTCTTATATTTGGTTAAAAATATGACTAAAATACTTGGAAAGTCTAACTACCATCTTCTACAAATAATATGAAACGAATGAGTTAAATGATGACAAAACTGTCAACACTAAATCAACAATTTCAATATGAAGATAAAGGTGTTCTGTTATACAATCTCTGTCTAGGTGCTACCACCACCTGATGGTAATCAATAAACTCATCAAGAAACCCCGTCCATCAAGTGAGAGAGAAGCTATGTCACGCGTTCTGAACATTTTAATGAGAATGGCAGAGATTTATATACACAGTTCAGTGACAACTAGCAATTCAAAATGCATATATCACGAGTAACTAGCAAAGTAAGAAATAACTTTGGTGAACAAAGCTAACAAAATCACCTCTGACAATATCGAATCAGCCAGTGGACGCATTCCATTGACACCTATATATCGTGTCGGGGAATCAGGCAGTGGAGAAAACTGACCCCCAGCTTCAATTTCTCCAACTATACCCTTCCATTGCTGTACTAGCCCCTTCTCTATCCATCCATTGACCAACTCAGCATACCGTAAATCGCTTACAGTAAAGAATTGAGCAGCATGGTCGAAAACATAGCGTTGAGGTTCAACAAATCTTGTTCCCATCCTCCCTCCCAAACCATGCATTCCCTACGACAGAAAAACTATCAGGGAACTCAGAACTTCAGCAGGAAATTATCTTACTAACGAATAAAGCATAAGAATATTTGAAAGTTCTTTTCTTTTACTCATAATGTGATGAATAAGAGGTCCAACAAATGACACTAATTGCAAATGTAGCCTATCATTCCAGTATCACTCACTGAAGATTGTATCATGTGAAgttaaatttttgacaaaaatagcatTAACGTTGCATCGATTTGAGCCATACACCACATTCAGTTTAACTAATTTCCCTAATAAACCCAAAATGAAAGTTGCCTGTCTGTTTGGAATTCAGTAAGCATCATCCATATCATCCACGCCCCCATAAACTTTCTCCATATTATCAAAATAGTAATACAATAAATCATAATTcagaaaattttgaaatttaacaTAAAATTATAGAAAAGGAGAAAGAAAAACTACCCAACCGTATCGAAAACGGTGGAACGAATACCCTTCTTCTCCAAATCTAGAGCGCACATAAGACCCGCCATCCCGCCACCGATTATCCCAACTTCCGGCTGATCAGAAATCGGAGCTGTAAACACCACCTGTTCTTGAGATAATGTTTTCTTAATAACTGACCTTCTCCCAAAGGACCGTTTTCTAGGGCTTCTGCGAATTGGTTTGGTCTCGGAATGAATTAATTTCGGGTTAATTTGAGGAATGTAGAACTGAGAAGATTTGGGATTGAAAATTAGGGCTAGGGTTTTAGGGGTTTTGAGAGGTTGGGAAATGAAAGGAGACAGGAAATGAGTGGGTGTGCTCATGGTATTTTTACTCTGCTACTGAGACTGATACTCTTATCTAAATTGGCTCCCAATTCTACTCTATTTATATAAGCGCCAAATACAGTTTTGACCGTTACTATATCCTTGAGCATCAGGTTACTGTATTACTCCGTATCACTTTCCTTGGACTAACGTTAAAATTTTGCTGTAAATAAAAACATTAAATTTTATTACAAGAATATATGAAGCACCAAAATTATTACAATGGGGCTATTGACTATTGTAACATCATTGTATTACATTCGCTGACATCGCTGTCGAAAGTCACTCGTAACAATATGTTTACCGTTACAACGTAAAAACATACTCTTTCTATTTCAGAATACGTAAGTACTAATGCAGCATATAAAacttatctattactatatactaaaagagacaccatgaatgacatgtgtcacttcctggtgaaaaattttcccgccaaaaactctttcctaaaacgacatatttacttttttattttttttattttctttccttttgtataaatgtttatttatggaaaaaaattataggattatggattatgccattattaaaattttggtaatattttagtcaaactgtcatatcaataatagaaaatattcttactcaatattttgaccaaattagcatattaaaaatatcaaatattttagtcagatcattatattaaacatataaaatatataatacgtagtaagttaaaatatgataaaatgagtacattCGAGATTATTAATTACTCCAATTAATTTTAAGGGGtacgcaatagatttaaggggtaaataattcaattaatttttttataaaaaagacagtcaaataataattttcaaatatccgtgcgtgcacgggacctaatctagtttaCACTATAATAAACCCAattccacttgcatggacccgATCCATCATAAGATTACCATGGACCAGGGTACTTAGGTAATTTTAATagtgagtaaattatagaaactgtagattctgtaaagtaactatatctccagaataataactatgaacataataatgataagaataactattctatc encodes:
- the LOC110798357 gene encoding uncharacterized protein isoform X3 — translated: MSTPTHFLSPFISQPLKTPKTLALIFNPKSSQFYIPQINPKLIHSETKPIRRSPRKRSFGRRSVIKKTLSQEQVVFTAPISDQPEVGIIGGGMAGLMCALDLEKKGIRSTVFDTGMHGLGGRMGTRFVEPQRYVFDHAAQFFTVSDLRYAELVNGWIEKGLVQQWKGIVGEIEAGGQFSPLPDSPTRYIGVNGMRPLADSILSETKMVEVVRPCWISAIEPFNGMWHLSENGKPRGKFDAIVIAHNGKCANRLLATSGLPLIAKQMKRLDLSSIWALLAAFEDPLPLTFPFEGAFVKGVDALSWMANNSAKLSSTQGGPHCWTFFSTAAFGKQNKVPQENIPNVTAERVTTQMLEGVEIALGLSKGSLKKPTYTRVQL
- the LOC110798357 gene encoding uncharacterized protein isoform X1, producing MSTPTHFLSPFISQPLKTPKTLALIFNPKSSQFYIPQINPKLIHSETKPIRRSPRKRSFGRRSVIKKTLSQEQVVFTAPISDQPEVGIIGGGMAGLMCALDLEKKGIRSTVFDTGMHGLGGRMGTRFVEPQRYVFDHAAQFFTVSDLRYAELVNGWIEKGLVQQWKGIVGEIEAGGQFSPLPDSPTRYIGVNGMRPLADSILSETKMVEVVRPCWISAIEPFNGMWHLSENGKPRGKFDAIVIAHNGKCANRLLATSGLPLIAKQMKRLDLSSIWALLAAFEDPLPLTFPFEGAFVKGVDALSWMANNSAKLSSTQGGPHCWTFFSTAAFGKQNKVPQENIPNVTAERVTTQMLEGVEIALGLSKGSLKKPTYTRVQLWGAALPNNTPGAPCIFDPQGRTGICGDWLLGSSLENAALSGMSMACHIADYFQSGGTNPEGYAIGLENEYHWIRGNDIGQFPGLEV